A genomic window from Vanessa atalanta chromosome 7, ilVanAtal1.2, whole genome shotgun sequence includes:
- the LOC125065292 gene encoding uncharacterized protein LOC125065292, with amino-acid sequence MRSRIITIQKGFSNLLHSRKLANKPTRCQPHMNELPVPCGPWDPWYRQKQSFYMKHFLGGLAWWLFSFGMAIYTDSIYLNWGPPDFPSPPSDMVEECEDA; translated from the exons ATGCGATCACGAATAATAACCATTCAAAAAGGATTTTCAAATCTATTACACAGTAGGAAATTAGCGAATAAACCAA CCCGATGTCAACCACACATGAACGAGCTGCCCGTACCGTGCGGACCATGGGATCCTTGGTACAGACAGAAGCAAAGtttttatatgaagcatttcCTAGGTGGATTAGCCTG GTGGCTGTTTTCATTTGGCATGGCAATTTATACGGACAGTATATACCTTAATTGGGGACCTCCTGATTTCCCGTCACCTCCGAGCGATATGGTAGAAGAGTGCGAAGATGCGTGA
- the LOC125065191 gene encoding 3-oxoacyl-[acyl-carrier-protein] reductase FabG-like has translation MMFTGKVVLITGASSGIGAETATEFSKLGANVVITGRNRDALSNVAKLCEEISPTKSKALSIIADMNNENAIENIIKTTIDHFHKLDVLVNNAGVLESGTIETTTLDQYDRVMNVNVRGPYYLTMLAVPHLTQSKGSIVNVSSVTGMRSFPNVLAYCMSKSALDQFTRCVALELAPKGVRVNAVNPGVITTGLHKKDGMNEVQYEAFLKKCADTHAIGRPGYAREVSSVIVFLASDGASNITGATLPVDGGRHAMCPR, from the coding sequence ATGATGTTTACTGGTAAAGTTGTTCTGATCACCGGCGCAAGCTCAGGTATTGGCGCCGAAACTGCTACTGAATTTTCAAAATTGGGGGCGAACGTTGTGATAACCGGAAGGAACCGAGATGCACTGAGCAACGTAGCAAAGCTGTGTGAAGAAATTTCTCCTACGAAATCGAAGGCTCTCTCTATTATTGCCGATATGAACAATGAAAAtgctatagaaaatataataaaaactactatTGATCATTTTCATAAGCTTGACGTATTGGTGAATAATGCGGGTGTTTTGGAATCAGGGACAATCGAAACCACAACTTTAGACCAGTACGATAGAGTTATGAATGTGAATGTTCGAGGtccttattatttaactatgttAGCAGTACCACACCTCACACAAAGCAAAGGCAGTATTGTAAATGTTTCCAGCGTTACTGGAATGAGATCTTTTCCTAATGTCCTTGCTTATTGTATGTCTAAGTCAGCTTTGGATCAATTTACTAGATGTGTAGCTCTTGAACTTGCACCGAAGGGAGTTCGTGTTAATGCTGTTAATCCAGGCGTAATAACGACCGGTTTACATAAAAAAGATGGAATGAATGAAGTCCAATACGAAGcatttctaaaaaaatgtgCTGACACCCATGCTATAGGAAGGCCAGGCTATGCAAGAGAAGTTAGTTCTGTTATTGTATTCTTGGCTAGTGACGGCGCAAGCAATATTACTGGGGCTACCTTGCCTGTAGACGGTGGTCGACATGCAATGTGCCCACGATAA
- the LOC125065462 gene encoding uncharacterized protein LOC125065462 isoform X1, with amino-acid sequence MKKSLNRSYKRSLHIKMEILTASPTRSVSSSLGSPPDTDLLLEQRRDGNFVGNTKVLIEELINNLRSATQQAMDAVKTFSAGIQEQRKLFAEKLVNDLQRVRDRVHLAVKNVSDRFVNAGSEVRNCIDSHKSDLDSVFNNAVEKSKQCAGDRVMEIGNMIDELMEMSSNMRNYTRNSLTELKECTESEHGLLATGTCLSRIAIRTEFKGAVFLTQSGVLISRINLGFSTLPAALEVCAGTKLVEAGVNSAKIVMEIGSCSASSIFTSLSGNNSS; translated from the exons ATGAAAAAATCACTAAACAG AAGTTACAAACGCAGTCTGCATATAAAAATGGAGATCCTGACGGCAAGTCCAACACGATCG GTTTCCTCATCTTTGGGAAGTCCACCTGATACCGACTTGCTACTAGAACAACGCCGTGATGGTAACTTCGTTGGAAACACAAA GGTACTTATAGAagaactaataaataatctacGTAGTGCCACCCAACAAGCAATGGATGCTGTGAAAACATTTTCAGCGGGAATCCAAGAACAGAGGAAACTTTTCGCGGAGAAGTTGGTCAATGATTTGCAGAGAGTCCGTGACAGAGTTCATCTTGCCGTCAAAAATGTCAGTGACAGATTTGTAAATGCTGGATCAGAAGTCCGCAATTGTATTGAT tcTCATAAAAGTGATCTCGATAGTGTTTTCAATAATGCTGttgaaaaatcaaaacaatgtgCGGGCGATCGCGTCATGGAAATTGGAAATATGATTGATGAACTTATGGAAATGTCGTCAAATATGAGGAATTATACTCGTAACTCTTTGACAGAATTGAAGGAGTGCACCGAAAGCGAGCATGGTCTTTTAGCAACGGGCACTTGCCTAAGTCGTATCGCTATACGAACTGAATTCAAAGGAGCAGTTTTCTTAACCCAGAGTGGAGTTTtg ATTTCTCGCATCAATTTGGGTTTCTCAACATTACCAGCCGCCCTTGAAGTATGTGCAGGTACCAAATTAGTTGAAGCTGGTGTCAATTCAGCAAAGATCGTCATGGAAATTGGAAGTTGTTCCGCATCTTCAATTTTTACTTCATTGTCTGGAAATAACTCTTCCTGA
- the LOC125065462 gene encoding uncharacterized protein LOC125065462 isoform X2, producing MKFALLIVSIFLVSSSLGSPPDTDLLLEQRRDGNFVGNTKVLIEELINNLRSATQQAMDAVKTFSAGIQEQRKLFAEKLVNDLQRVRDRVHLAVKNVSDRFVNAGSEVRNCIDSHKSDLDSVFNNAVEKSKQCAGDRVMEIGNMIDELMEMSSNMRNYTRNSLTELKECTESEHGLLATGTCLSRIAIRTEFKGAVFLTQSGVLISRINLGFSTLPAALEVCAGTKLVEAGVNSAKIVMEIGSCSASSIFTSLSGNNSS from the exons ATGAAGTTTGCTTTGCTAATTGTATCCATATTTCTG GTTTCCTCATCTTTGGGAAGTCCACCTGATACCGACTTGCTACTAGAACAACGCCGTGATGGTAACTTCGTTGGAAACACAAA GGTACTTATAGAagaactaataaataatctacGTAGTGCCACCCAACAAGCAATGGATGCTGTGAAAACATTTTCAGCGGGAATCCAAGAACAGAGGAAACTTTTCGCGGAGAAGTTGGTCAATGATTTGCAGAGAGTCCGTGACAGAGTTCATCTTGCCGTCAAAAATGTCAGTGACAGATTTGTAAATGCTGGATCAGAAGTCCGCAATTGTATTGAT tcTCATAAAAGTGATCTCGATAGTGTTTTCAATAATGCTGttgaaaaatcaaaacaatgtgCGGGCGATCGCGTCATGGAAATTGGAAATATGATTGATGAACTTATGGAAATGTCGTCAAATATGAGGAATTATACTCGTAACTCTTTGACAGAATTGAAGGAGTGCACCGAAAGCGAGCATGGTCTTTTAGCAACGGGCACTTGCCTAAGTCGTATCGCTATACGAACTGAATTCAAAGGAGCAGTTTTCTTAACCCAGAGTGGAGTTTtg ATTTCTCGCATCAATTTGGGTTTCTCAACATTACCAGCCGCCCTTGAAGTATGTGCAGGTACCAAATTAGTTGAAGCTGGTGTCAATTCAGCAAAGATCGTCATGGAAATTGGAAGTTGTTCCGCATCTTCAATTTTTACTTCATTGTCTGGAAATAACTCTTCCTGA
- the LOC125065354 gene encoding uncharacterized protein LOC125065354: MKLMANIEISHNSNDIDDSILLNSVQNKIKTSLVTCGENSDQCLNNVKEEILADIDLATWNVSQKAFQVRTAVDNGLEIVVSCVTEGLTMASTAIANETIQIIQCVKNKE, encoded by the exons atgaagCTCATGGCCAACATAGAGATATCGCACAATTCAAATGACATCGACGACTCAATATTGTTAAATtcagttcaaaataaaataaaaacgagctTAGTAACATGTGGAGAGAACAGTGATCAATGTTTGAATAACGTGAAAGAAGAAATCCTTGCCGACATAGATCTCGCAACTTGGAATGTTTCGCAAAAG gcttTTCAAGTTAGAACGGCTGTTGACAACGGTCTAGAGATCGTCGTTTCTTGTGTTACTGAAGGTCTCACGATGGCGTCAACAGCGATAGCAAACGAAACTATCCAGATTATCCAATGCgttaaaaacaaagaataa
- the LOC125065149 gene encoding dnaJ homolog subfamily C member 8, which yields MSSTTSSGKESFEDFYTEVKEIEKRDSVLTPKQQIERLLRPGSTYFNLNPFEVLQVDPENTLDEIKKKYRRLSILVHPDKNIDDSERAQQAFEIINRAWKTLENEETRKKSLDIYEEAKERTDHMIEQKRKKQKKDGKVTEGIPEDDPDKYKHAVYVMTMKLFADMERKRQHLETRDMEERKRKREAEIDQEEQMSLEKEWAKNFEESRQNRVDSWKSFQSGSGKKEKKKKKIMGFKPPKPKPESR from the exons atGTCGTCTACTACATCTAGCGGAAAAGAATCTTTTGAAGACTTTTATACCGAG gTTAAAGAGATCGAAAAGAGAGATTCGGTTTTAACTCCAAAGCAACAAATTGAGAGATTACTTCGACCAGGATCgacttatttcaatttaaatccttTTGAAGTATTACAAGTTGATCCAGAAAACACTTTGgatgaaataaagaaaaaatatcgacGTCTATCAATACTTGTACATCcagataaaaatata gaTGACTCAGAGCGAGCTCAACAGGcgtttgaaattataaacagaGCCTGGAAAACATTAGAAAATGAAGAAACAAGGAAAAAGAGTTTGGATATATATGAGGAAGCTAAGGAACGCACAGATCACATG ATAGAACAAAAacgtaaaaaacaaaagaaagatgGCAAAGTAACTGAAGGAATACCAGAAGATGATCCTGACAAATATAAACATGCCGTTTATGTTATGACTATGAAG ttgtttgcGGATATGGAACGTAAGCGTCAACACCTAGAGACTCGAGATATGGAAGAGAGAAAACGTAAACGTGAAGCAGAAATTGATCAAGAGGAACAAATGTCACTTGAAAAGGAGTGGGCTAAAAACTTTGAg gaATCAAGACAAAACCGTGTGGATAGTTGGAAAAGTTTCCAATCCGGAAGTGGTAAGAAGgagaaaaaaaagaagaaaataatggGTTTCAAACCTCCTAAACCCAAACCTGAGAGTAGATAA